A window of uncultured Draconibacterium sp. contains these coding sequences:
- the mscL gene encoding large-conductance mechanosensitive channel protein MscL produces MGIMKDFKSFAMRGNVVDLAVAVVIGGAFGKIIASFVNDVLMPPIGLLLGGADFSNLKVVLKTGSEAILNGDAVVTPAVAEVAIKYGSFVNTVVDFTIVAFAIFMVIKAIEKTKKKEAAKPAAPPAPSKEEVLLSEIRDILKEKQ; encoded by the coding sequence ATGGGAATAATGAAAGACTTTAAAAGTTTTGCCATGCGGGGCAATGTGGTTGACTTGGCTGTTGCTGTTGTTATTGGCGGTGCCTTTGGAAAAATTATCGCGTCGTTTGTTAACGATGTTTTAATGCCACCTATTGGATTATTGCTTGGCGGTGCCGATTTTAGTAATCTTAAAGTAGTGTTAAAAACAGGTAGCGAGGCCATTTTGAATGGTGATGCAGTTGTTACTCCGGCAGTAGCTGAAGTGGCAATTAAGTATGGTTCATTTGTGAATACAGTTGTTGATTTCACAATAGTTGCTTTCGCCATATTTATGGTTATAAAAGCCATCGAAAAAACCAAGAAAAAAGAAGCAGCGAAACCGGCAGCACCACCTGCACCATCAAAAGAGGAGGTTTTGTTAAGCGAAATCAGAGATATTTTGAAAGAAAAGCAATAA
- a CDS encoding head GIN domain-containing protein: MKTKVLFLSLFVLGLFVTNTVNAEEETRDVAAFSEISLNVPGKIYLEQGDKQSVRIVAKESTLEDIITEVKGRKLIIRFPNKNMFTRNFKPGAIDIYITVPEVDALGVSGSGDILAKELEARILNLAVSGSGNIDIEELDSEKVKGSISGSGNISIGKGSGAAEELSVSISGSGNFNAKNFEAEAVTVHTSGSGNCTVYSNGSVKARVAGSGNIYYNGNPSLDVSVAGSGKVRKM; the protein is encoded by the coding sequence ATGAAAACAAAAGTTTTATTTCTAAGCCTGTTTGTATTGGGCCTTTTTGTAACTAACACCGTAAATGCAGAAGAAGAAACAAGAGATGTTGCTGCATTTTCTGAAATCTCGCTAAATGTTCCCGGTAAAATCTATCTGGAGCAAGGAGATAAACAAAGTGTACGAATTGTTGCCAAAGAATCAACTTTGGAAGACATTATAACCGAAGTAAAAGGGAGAAAACTAATAATACGTTTCCCCAATAAAAATATGTTTACCCGTAATTTTAAACCCGGAGCTATTGATATTTATATAACAGTACCGGAAGTTGATGCTTTGGGAGTATCAGGATCGGGCGATATATTGGCAAAAGAGTTGGAAGCACGAATTCTGAATCTTGCGGTTAGCGGCAGTGGAAACATTGATATTGAAGAACTGGATTCGGAAAAAGTAAAAGGATCAATTTCAGGCTCGGGAAACATTAGCATAGGAAAAGGTAGTGGAGCAGCCGAAGAGCTTTCGGTTTCTATTTCGGGCTCGGGTAATTTTAATGCCAAAAATTTTGAAGCAGAGGCTGTAACAGTTCACACATCGGGCTCGGGCAATTGTACCGTTTATTCAAATGGTTCGGTAAAAGCCAGGGTTGCCGGTTCAGGTAATATTTATTACAACGGAAATCCAAGTCTTGATGTATCAGTTGCAGGATCGGGTAAAGTAAGAAAAATGTAG
- a CDS encoding thioesterase family protein, with protein sequence MNFKHKLPIQIRFNDIDLAGHVYNAVYQEYFDLARVDYFSKSLGNSLSWVKTGLVIASIHIDYSASIILTDIIEIKSKVSSLGNKSLEMIQEITKEGETEPAAVGKTVLVCFDMPTRKSVEIPESWKEKITLFEEN encoded by the coding sequence ATGAATTTTAAACACAAATTACCCATTCAAATCAGATTTAACGACATTGACCTTGCGGGGCATGTATACAATGCAGTTTATCAGGAATATTTTGATTTAGCACGTGTTGATTATTTTTCAAAGTCGCTGGGTAACTCATTAAGCTGGGTTAAAACAGGACTTGTTATTGCATCAATTCACATCGATTACTCAGCGTCAATAATATTAACAGATATAATTGAAATCAAGTCGAAAGTTTCCTCTTTGGGAAACAAAAGTCTGGAAATGATACAGGAAATTACAAAAGAAGGGGAAACGGAACCCGCAGCCGTTGGCAAAACAGTGTTGGTTTGTTTTGATATGCCCACCCGCAAATCGGTAGAAATACCTGAAAGCTGGAAAGAAAAAATCACTTTGTTTGAAGAAAATTAG
- a CDS encoding 30S ribosomal protein S16, whose product MPVKMRLARHGRKRYAYYHIVVADSRAPRDGRYIERIGSYNPNTDPATIDLDFDKAYDWLLKGAQPTDTVKAILSYKGVLYKKHLAGGVKKGAFDEAEAAKRLDNWVAEKEAKIQAKIDRLAGDAAAETKKQLEAETKINEERLAAFAAKNAELAAEAEAAAAAKRAEEAAAAAEAAAEEAVEEVSAEAEVPATEEPAAEEAPKEEGAES is encoded by the coding sequence ATGCCAGTAAAAATGAGACTAGCGCGGCACGGCCGCAAACGCTACGCATACTACCACATTGTAGTAGCAGATAGCAGGGCGCCACGAGATGGCAGGTACATTGAAAGAATTGGCTCGTACAATCCTAACACTGATCCTGCTACTATCGATCTCGATTTTGATAAAGCTTACGACTGGCTTTTGAAGGGCGCACAACCAACTGACACCGTAAAGGCAATTTTGTCGTACAAAGGTGTATTGTACAAAAAACACCTTGCAGGTGGAGTTAAAAAAGGAGCATTCGACGAGGCTGAAGCGGCAAAACGCTTAGACAATTGGGTTGCAGAGAAAGAAGCTAAAATTCAGGCAAAAATCGACAGATTGGCCGGAGATGCAGCTGCTGAAACTAAAAAACAATTGGAAGCTGAGACGAAGATCAATGAAGAAAGACTTGCTGCATTCGCTGCAAAAAATGCAGAATTAGCTGCTGAAGCTGAAGCTGCTGCTGCTGCGAAAAGAGCAGAAGAAGCCGCTGCCGCTGCTGAAGCTGCTGCCGAAGAGGCAGTTGAAGAAGTAAGTGCAGAAGCTGAAGTTCCAGCAACAGAAGAACCTGCTGCTGAAGAAGCTCCAAAAGAAGAAGGTGCGGAATCTTAA
- the rfbB gene encoding dTDP-glucose 4,6-dehydratase has protein sequence MKKILITGGAGFIGSHVVRLFVNNYPEYKIVNLDKLTYAGNLNNLKDIENKPNYEFVKGDIVDSEFIQKLFEERQFDGVIHLAAESHVDRSISNPTEFVFTNVIGTVNLLNAAKHIWKDNFEGKRFYHISTDEVYGSLGDEGMFTEETSYDPHSPYSASKASSDHFVRAYLDTFGVPTVISNCSNNYGSFQFPEKLIPLFIHNIKNNKPLPVYGKGENVRDWLWVVDHARAIDVIFHKGEVGETYNIGGFNEWTNIDLIKVMCKKMDEKLGRRVGESEKLITYVKDRAGHDLRYAIDATKIKNELGWEPSLQFEEGIELTIDWYLENTEWLENVTSGDYQKYYQEQYVKR, from the coding sequence ATGAAGAAAATACTAATAACAGGCGGTGCAGGATTTATCGGTTCACACGTAGTACGTTTATTTGTAAACAACTACCCCGAATACAAAATTGTAAACCTCGACAAATTAACCTATGCCGGAAACCTTAATAATTTAAAAGACATTGAAAACAAACCCAATTACGAGTTTGTAAAGGGCGATATTGTCGACAGTGAATTTATACAGAAATTGTTTGAAGAAAGACAGTTTGACGGTGTCATTCATTTGGCTGCCGAATCGCATGTCGACCGTTCCATTTCGAATCCTACCGAGTTTGTTTTTACCAATGTAATTGGTACTGTTAATTTACTGAATGCGGCAAAACACATTTGGAAAGACAATTTTGAAGGCAAACGTTTTTACCATATTTCAACCGATGAAGTGTATGGTTCGCTGGGCGATGAGGGCATGTTTACCGAAGAAACAAGTTACGATCCACACAGTCCGTATTCAGCATCAAAAGCCAGTTCCGACCATTTTGTACGGGCTTACCTCGATACTTTTGGTGTGCCAACTGTAATTTCAAACTGCTCAAATAATTACGGATCGTTTCAGTTTCCCGAGAAATTGATTCCGTTGTTTATTCATAATATTAAAAACAACAAACCACTGCCGGTTTATGGCAAAGGCGAAAATGTACGCGACTGGCTTTGGGTAGTCGATCATGCACGTGCAATTGATGTAATTTTTCACAAAGGAGAAGTTGGAGAGACTTACAATATTGGTGGTTTTAACGAGTGGACCAACATAGACCTGATAAAGGTAATGTGTAAAAAAATGGATGAAAAACTGGGTCGCCGGGTGGGTGAGTCGGAGAAACTGATAACTTATGTTAAAGATCGCGCAGGCCATGATTTGCGTTATGCCATTGATGCCACTAAAATTAAAAACGAGTTGGGGTGGGAACCTTCGTTGCAGTTTGAAGAAGGCATTGAACTTACCATTGACTGGTACCTGGAAAACACCGAATGGCTCGAAAATGTAACTTCAGGTGATTATCAGAAATACTACCAGGAGCAATATGTAAAAAGATGA
- the galE gene encoding UDP-glucose 4-epimerase GalE codes for MAKKILVTGGTGYIGSHTVVELQASGYDVVVVDNLSNSSIDVLDNIEKISGIKPQFENFDLADSAKTSDFFARNAGIEAIIHFAAYKAVGESVGVPLNYYRNNLVSLMNLLDCQRKFNVPNIVFSSSCTVYGQPEVLPVTEATPRKDAESPYGNTKRVSEDILNDSIAAYPEIKGIALRYFNPIGAHPTALIGELPLGVPQNLVPFITQTAAGLRDELKVFGNDYDTIDGSAVRDYINVVDLAKAHVIAIERLLEGKNKKNYEIFNLGTGTGLSVLEVVTGFERATGVKLNYKIVDRRAGDVEKIWADTTFANEELGWTAEKGLDETLLSAWNWEKKVRGIK; via the coding sequence ATGGCAAAAAAAATACTAGTTACAGGCGGAACCGGATACATTGGTTCTCATACAGTTGTCGAATTGCAGGCATCGGGTTACGATGTGGTTGTAGTAGATAATCTTTCAAATTCGAGTATCGATGTTCTGGATAATATTGAGAAAATATCGGGAATTAAACCCCAGTTTGAAAACTTCGATTTAGCTGACAGTGCAAAAACCAGCGATTTCTTTGCGCGAAATGCCGGAATTGAAGCAATAATTCATTTTGCAGCATATAAAGCCGTTGGCGAATCGGTTGGTGTTCCATTAAATTATTACCGGAATAACCTTGTTTCGTTAATGAACTTGTTAGACTGCCAGCGAAAATTTAATGTGCCCAATATTGTATTTTCGTCGTCGTGTACCGTTTACGGCCAGCCCGAAGTATTGCCGGTTACCGAAGCAACTCCGCGTAAAGATGCCGAATCTCCTTATGGAAATACAAAACGTGTAAGCGAGGATATTTTAAACGATAGCATTGCTGCATATCCTGAAATTAAAGGAATTGCGCTGCGTTATTTTAATCCGATCGGGGCGCATCCAACTGCACTGATTGGTGAGTTGCCACTTGGTGTTCCACAAAACCTGGTTCCTTTTATTACGCAAACGGCGGCAGGCTTACGCGACGAGCTTAAAGTGTTTGGAAATGATTATGATACCATCGACGGATCGGCTGTTCGCGATTATATAAATGTGGTTGATTTGGCAAAAGCACATGTTATTGCCATCGAGCGTTTATTGGAAGGCAAAAACAAAAAGAACTACGAAATTTTTAATTTAGGAACCGGAACCGGCCTTTCAGTTTTAGAAGTTGTAACAGGTTTTGAAAGAGCAACCGGCGTTAAACTGAATTATAAAATCGTTGACAGACGTGCCGGCGACGTTGAAAAAATTTGGGCCGATACCACTTTTGCCAACGAAGAGCTTGGCTGGACTGCAGAAAAAGGATTGGATGAAACTTTACTTTCGGCCTGGAACTGGGAGAAAAAAGTACGAGGAATTAAGTAA
- a CDS encoding SPOR domain-containing protein translates to MDFGKIIHELLLENEIVIIPGFGAFVSEYKPAEISEDSDEIKPPSKTVLFNQQIRNNDGLLVGYVAEIKRISHFDALKRIEKEREEILYKLDRGEEVELSDVGTLFYTSESTIGFKPIQDENMLLDSFGLEATSISEPEELKQQEPIVAPLISEDIPEEQPEEEVLPGDEADIETEEPKEPTPEKRTEYKKTEAQEEKKKKGWLWLFLILVPLIAVSVFIYQKGQDKPLATTPKVEEKISTPIEKPDTITQDSIVKDSIVVAEQDTVLQENASPEPKVEMDENAPKFYLVGGSFSVEENADTYLKELQAKGYEAFHAGKKGRFFIIGIGTYDTFDEADQAKIEYMDNNPGSEVWVWKK, encoded by the coding sequence GTGGACTTCGGAAAAATCATACACGAACTTCTTTTAGAAAACGAGATAGTAATTATTCCCGGCTTCGGTGCTTTTGTTTCGGAATATAAACCGGCAGAAATAAGCGAGGACAGCGATGAAATAAAACCTCCTTCGAAAACGGTTTTATTTAACCAGCAAATTAGAAACAACGATGGCCTTTTAGTGGGTTATGTTGCCGAAATCAAACGAATTTCGCACTTCGATGCCCTAAAACGTATTGAAAAAGAACGGGAAGAAATTCTTTACAAACTCGATAGAGGAGAAGAAGTAGAATTGTCAGATGTTGGAACTTTGTTTTACACCTCCGAAAGTACCATTGGCTTTAAACCCATTCAGGATGAAAATATGCTTTTGGATTCTTTTGGTTTGGAAGCTACGTCTATTTCGGAACCGGAAGAATTAAAACAGCAAGAACCAATTGTAGCTCCGCTGATTAGTGAAGATATACCTGAAGAACAGCCGGAGGAAGAGGTTTTACCTGGCGATGAAGCAGACATAGAAACTGAAGAACCCAAAGAACCAACACCTGAGAAAAGGACTGAGTATAAAAAAACAGAAGCACAAGAAGAGAAAAAGAAAAAGGGCTGGCTGTGGTTATTTCTGATTTTAGTTCCGCTAATTGCAGTTTCGGTATTTATTTATCAGAAAGGACAAGACAAACCGCTTGCTACAACGCCAAAAGTGGAAGAAAAAATTAGTACTCCGATCGAAAAACCGGACACTATTACACAAGATTCGATTGTAAAAGATTCGATTGTTGTGGCCGAACAAGATACTGTATTACAGGAAAACGCATCACCCGAACCAAAGGTTGAAATGGATGAAAATGCGCCAAAATTCTATTTGGTAGGTGGAAGTTTTTCGGTAGAAGAGAATGCCGATACTTATTTAAAAGAGTTGCAGGCAAAAGGTTACGAGGCTTTTCATGCAGGTAAAAAAGGGCGATTCTTTATAATTGGAATTGGCACTTATGATACATTTGACGAAGCCGACCAGGCTAAAATTGAATACATGGATAACAACCCGGGATCAGAAGTCTGGGTCTGGAAAAAATAA
- a CDS encoding nitroreductase family protein has translation MLFSELIELRQSVRKYQGRAVEKEKLQAIIEAVHLAPSACNSQPWKLILVDEPELKNKVAKETFNQLVAFNKFALEAPVIAVLVMEKPKLIAKIGGTIKNQEYPQYDIGIAAEHFCLQAAELGLGTCMIGWFNESGIKQLLQIPKNKKVALVITLGYAAEGYKQRKKIRKSIDEICGFNSY, from the coding sequence ATGTTATTTTCAGAATTAATAGAATTACGCCAAAGCGTTCGTAAATATCAGGGAAGAGCAGTTGAAAAGGAGAAACTGCAAGCAATTATTGAAGCTGTGCATCTTGCACCTTCTGCATGCAATTCGCAACCCTGGAAATTGATACTTGTGGATGAGCCGGAGTTAAAAAATAAGGTTGCAAAGGAGACTTTTAATCAGCTTGTGGCATTTAATAAATTTGCATTGGAGGCACCTGTTATTGCAGTTTTAGTAATGGAAAAACCAAAATTAATTGCAAAAATAGGTGGTACAATAAAAAATCAGGAATACCCGCAGTACGACATCGGAATTGCAGCCGAACATTTTTGTTTGCAAGCAGCCGAGCTCGGATTAGGGACTTGTATGATTGGCTGGTTTAATGAGTCGGGAATAAAACAATTGCTGCAGATTCCGAAAAACAAAAAAGTGGCTTTGGTAATTACCCTGGGTTATGCTGCCGAGGGATACAAACAGCGTAAAAAAATCCGCAAATCGATTGATGAAATTTGCGGATTCAATTCGTATTAA
- a CDS encoding DoxX family protein has translation MNIALWILQIMLAAFFLTVGSVKVVLTKEKLSKVFEWIDDFSQNKIKMIGSFEIIGALGLFLPGVYPIGYAIIPISAAGLAIIMILAAMTHYNRAETKGIILNIALFVSLMLVIIGRLAF, from the coding sequence ATGAACATAGCACTCTGGATACTCCAAATTATGCTCGCAGCCTTTTTTCTGACGGTTGGTTCAGTTAAAGTAGTTCTTACTAAAGAAAAATTATCAAAGGTATTTGAATGGATCGACGATTTCTCGCAGAATAAAATTAAGATGATTGGTAGTTTTGAGATTATTGGTGCACTTGGTTTGTTTTTGCCGGGGGTATATCCAATTGGGTACGCAATAATTCCGATTTCGGCTGCAGGGCTTGCAATTATTATGATTCTAGCAGCCATGACACATTATAATCGTGCAGAAACAAAAGGAATCATTTTAAACATTGCCTTATTTGTTTCACTAATGTTAGTGATTATCGGACGATTGGCATTCTGA
- a CDS encoding dodecin family protein has translation MPNSVYKIIELVGSSPKSWEQAAQNAITLASKSLRDLRIAEVCTMDAHISDGKIESYRVKLKVSFKYEG, from the coding sequence ATGCCGAACAGTGTTTACAAAATCATCGAATTAGTAGGTAGTAGCCCAAAATCATGGGAGCAAGCTGCTCAAAACGCAATTACTCTTGCCTCAAAATCATTACGCGATTTACGAATTGCAGAAGTGTGTACAATGGATGCGCATATTAGTGATGGCAAAATTGAATCGTATCGGGTTAAGCTAAAAGTTTCGTTTAAGTACGAAGGTTAA
- a CDS encoding aldo/keto reductase: MLTSLKEIREFGKDFPDTYHIPRRKLGKTEANLSIIGFGGIMLNDNPQDFANEIVAKAVELGVNYFDVSPRYGNAEDRLGPALKPFRKNCFLACKTRERDAVGSQKDLDNSLKKLQTDYFELYQLHELSSIDEVEQVFSSGGAIETLVKAKEAGKIKHIGFSAHHVDAAMLAMKNFDFDSILFPINFACWNAGNFGPQIYEEAEKRGMGILALKAMALTTFKTGEDMIFKNCWYKPIDDEKIMQQALAYTLSKNVTAAIPPGDVSLFLKALEFIQDLEPINEKETEELLKLAKTTKPVFIHQ; this comes from the coding sequence ATGCTTACCTCACTAAAAGAAATTAGAGAATTTGGAAAAGATTTTCCGGATACATACCACATTCCCCGACGCAAACTGGGCAAAACAGAAGCAAATCTTTCAATTATTGGATTTGGCGGTATAATGTTAAACGATAATCCGCAGGATTTTGCCAATGAAATTGTAGCAAAAGCGGTAGAACTGGGCGTAAACTATTTTGATGTGTCGCCAAGATACGGAAATGCAGAAGACAGGTTGGGACCGGCTTTAAAACCGTTTCGTAAAAATTGTTTTTTGGCCTGCAAAACACGTGAGCGCGATGCTGTTGGGTCACAAAAAGACCTGGACAATTCGCTAAAAAAACTGCAAACCGATTATTTTGAGTTATACCAGCTGCACGAGCTTTCTTCCATCGATGAAGTAGAACAGGTTTTTAGTTCCGGAGGAGCCATTGAAACGCTTGTAAAAGCCAAAGAAGCAGGGAAAATAAAACACATTGGTTTTTCGGCTCATCATGTTGATGCTGCAATGCTTGCGATGAAAAATTTTGATTTTGACTCAATCCTTTTTCCCATAAACTTTGCATGCTGGAATGCAGGAAACTTTGGTCCGCAAATTTATGAAGAAGCCGAAAAAAGAGGGATGGGAATTTTAGCTTTAAAAGCAATGGCCTTAACTACTTTTAAAACCGGCGAAGATATGATATTCAAAAATTGCTGGTACAAACCCATCGATGATGAAAAAATAATGCAGCAGGCACTTGCCTATACTTTATCAAAAAATGTAACTGCGGCTATTCCTCCAGGCGATGTTTCATTGTTTTTAAAAGCGTTGGAGTTTATACAAGATTTGGAACCGATTAATGAAAAAGAAACTGAAGAATTATTAAAACTGGCTAAAACCACAAAGCCCGTTTTTATACATCAATAA
- a CDS encoding sulfatase/phosphatase domain-containing protein encodes MSRGKSSGRKYLLSVHLFCVFLTGFLLGCQSETEEIKPRLIQYPIPFYQRIPSCTLSFYFGIETERFKLVRNNEGTWLLYDKLTDPLEVNNLAGLDEMIFIQLELEKQLEILKHNSDNLWYHQGYSFYSK; translated from the coding sequence ATGAGTCGGGGTAAAAGTTCGGGAAGAAAATATCTTTTATCAGTTCATTTATTCTGCGTATTTCTTACTGGTTTTTTATTGGGGTGTCAATCTGAAACTGAGGAAATCAAACCGCGATTAATTCAGTATCCGATTCCATTTTATCAGAGAATTCCAAGTTGTACATTGTCCTTTTATTTTGGAATTGAAACGGAACGTTTTAAGTTAGTCCGAAATAACGAAGGAACGTGGTTGTTGTACGATAAATTAACTGATCCGCTGGAGGTAAATAACCTGGCCGGACTGGATGAAATGATTTTTATACAACTGGAATTAGAAAAACAATTGGAAATTTTAAAACATAATTCTGATAATTTGTGGTACCACCAGGGTTATAGTTTTTATTCGAAATAA
- the mtnP gene encoding S-methyl-5'-thioadenosine phosphorylase: MIKIAIIGGSGLEDPAILQNPEDIKIETPYGNPSSGFKCGKIGGVDVAILSRHDRDHSIPPSQVNNRANLWAIKKLGCTHILATTACGSLRDEIGRGDIVILDQFIDFTRFRKITFSEKFENGNLNHTPMADPFNSELRELLIKKASELSLSYHPSGTVVTIEGPRFSTRAESNMFRMWGADVINMSTAPECILANELGLNYAAIALSTDYDCWKTDEAPVTWEAVLQVFNQNVKNVIQLLVESISSFK; the protein is encoded by the coding sequence ATGATAAAAATTGCAATAATCGGTGGCTCAGGACTAGAAGATCCGGCAATCCTTCAAAATCCTGAAGACATAAAAATTGAAACGCCTTATGGAAATCCGTCGTCGGGTTTTAAATGCGGAAAAATAGGTGGAGTTGATGTGGCCATTTTATCCCGTCACGACCGCGATCATTCCATCCCACCGTCGCAAGTGAATAACCGGGCAAATTTATGGGCCATAAAAAAGTTGGGATGTACACATATTTTAGCCACGACGGCTTGTGGTAGTTTGCGCGATGAGATTGGACGTGGAGATATTGTGATTCTCGACCAGTTTATTGATTTTACCCGATTTCGAAAAATAACTTTCTCTGAAAAATTTGAGAATGGAAATCTGAATCATACTCCAATGGCCGATCCATTTAACAGCGAATTAAGGGAATTACTTATAAAAAAAGCTTCTGAATTGTCTTTGTCTTATCATCCTTCCGGAACTGTAGTTACCATCGAAGGTCCGCGGTTTTCAACACGTGCCGAATCGAATATGTTTCGAATGTGGGGAGCAGATGTAATAAACATGTCGACTGCACCCGAATGTATTTTAGCCAACGAACTGGGTTTAAACTATGCTGCAATAGCATTAAGTACCGACTACGATTGTTGGAAAACAGATGAGGCTCCTGTTACCTGGGAAGCGGTTCTTCAGGTATTTAATCAGAATGTAAAAAATGTAATTCAACTGCTGGTGGAATCCATATCGTCATTTAAATAA
- the mtnA gene encoding S-methyl-5-thioribose-1-phosphate isomerase, translating to MEIQGKQYHTIWLQKNSTNIVEVIDQRKLPFQFEVFEMKTVEDAFFAIKEMVVRGAPLIGVTAAYGMYLALLQTERSELEFVIKSKGDYLKASRPTAVNLAFAVDCMTDFILENKNDENLLEQTLEKAHQLKAEEIEFSSKIGDFGLEIIEKIYAAKQDTVNVLTHCNAGWLACIDWGTATAPIYKAHLKGIPVHVWVDETRPRNQGARLTAYELGEQGVAHTVIPDNTGGHLMQHGMVDLVIVGSDRTSVTGDVANKIGTYLKALAAHDNNIPFYAALPSSTFDWEIEDGVKQIPIEQRDPGEVSEIEGWTKTGIQNVRLIPENSKVANYGFDVTPARLVSGLITERGVCSANRKSILKLFPEKKS from the coding sequence GTGGAAATTCAAGGTAAACAATATCATACCATTTGGTTACAAAAAAACAGCACCAATATTGTGGAGGTAATCGATCAGCGAAAATTGCCTTTTCAATTTGAGGTGTTTGAAATGAAAACCGTTGAAGATGCTTTTTTTGCGATTAAAGAAATGGTGGTTCGGGGAGCACCCTTAATTGGAGTAACAGCAGCTTACGGAATGTATCTGGCCTTGTTGCAAACAGAAAGAAGCGAACTCGAATTTGTAATTAAAAGCAAGGGCGATTATTTGAAGGCCTCACGCCCGACAGCAGTAAACCTTGCTTTTGCTGTTGATTGTATGACCGACTTTATTCTTGAAAATAAAAATGATGAAAATTTGCTGGAACAAACTTTAGAGAAAGCGCATCAACTAAAGGCTGAAGAAATAGAATTTAGTAGTAAAATAGGTGATTTTGGACTGGAAATTATTGAAAAAATTTATGCAGCAAAACAAGATACTGTAAATGTTTTAACCCATTGTAATGCAGGATGGCTGGCTTGTATCGACTGGGGAACAGCGACTGCACCAATCTATAAAGCGCATTTAAAGGGAATTCCGGTGCATGTTTGGGTGGACGAAACACGGCCGCGAAATCAGGGAGCCCGCCTGACTGCTTATGAATTGGGCGAACAGGGAGTGGCGCACACTGTAATTCCGGATAATACCGGTGGCCATTTAATGCAACACGGAATGGTTGATCTGGTAATTGTTGGCAGCGACCGCACCAGTGTTACAGGCGATGTTGCCAATAAAATTGGAACTTATTTAAAAGCATTGGCAGCACACGATAATAACATTCCGTTTTATGCGGCACTTCCATCGTCGACATTCGATTGGGAAATTGAAGATGGTGTAAAACAAATTCCGATTGAACAACGCGATCCGGGAGAGGTGTCTGAGATTGAAGGTTGGACCAAAACAGGGATACAGAATGTGCGATTAATTCCTGAGAACAGTAAAGTAGCCAACTATGGTTTTGATGTTACTCCGGCACGTTTGGTAAGCGGTTTAATTACCGAAAGGGGAGTATGTTCAGCAAATAGAAAAAGTATATTAAAACTATTTCCGGAAAAGAAGAGCTAA
- a CDS encoding HAD family phosphatase gives MKMDLSNIKNIIFDLGNVLLNLDFDASIRAFQKLGSSGEILDHKNAYADPVFYNLEIGKISPEEFRKTAKKILNNPGASDREIDDAWYAMIKDIPAHRVAVLKELGKKYNVFLFSNTNKIHIDRLLIEFKAAHGIDFPSLFKTAYYSHEIHDRKPEVSSFEKVIELSGVNPQETLFVDDLEKNIISAQKAGLKTLWLTKEMEMADLF, from the coding sequence ATGAAGATGGACCTCAGCAATATTAAGAACATCATTTTTGATTTGGGAAATGTTTTATTAAATCTCGATTTTGATGCTTCGATCCGGGCTTTCCAGAAACTTGGAAGTAGTGGTGAAATTCTTGATCATAAAAATGCCTACGCCGATCCTGTTTTTTACAACCTGGAAATTGGTAAAATATCGCCTGAAGAGTTCAGAAAAACGGCTAAAAAGATTCTGAATAATCCCGGTGCAAGTGACCGCGAAATTGATGATGCCTGGTATGCAATGATTAAAGATATTCCGGCACATCGCGTTGCTGTTTTAAAAGAACTTGGCAAAAAATACAATGTGTTTCTTTTTAGTAATACCAACAAAATTCACATCGACCGTTTACTAATCGAATTTAAAGCCGCACACGGAATCGATTTTCCATCGCTCTTTAAAACAGCATATTATTCGCACGAAATACACGACAGAAAACCGGAAGTTAGCTCATTTGAAAAGGTGATTGAACTTTCAGGAGTAAATCCTCAGGAAACCTTATTTGTTGATGATTTGGAGAAGAATATCATTAGCGCCCAAAAAGCCGGACTTAAAACACTCTGGCTAACAAAAGAAATGGAAATGGCCGATTTATTTTAA